The Fervidibacillus albus genome contains a region encoding:
- a CDS encoding methionine/alanine import family NSS transporter small subunit, with the protein MAIDAIVMMVIGIVVIWGGFFASVIHAVRKSKERS; encoded by the coding sequence ATGGCTATAGATGCAATTGTTATGATGGTGATCGGGATTGTCGTTATATGGGGAGGATTTTTTGCTAGCGTGATTCATGCGGTAAGAAAATCAAAGGAAAGATCATAA
- a CDS encoding M23 family metallopeptidase, which translates to MFGKRFFLLFFCLILTPNLAYAKSSEEQYEQRMELYKRTEQVTNIPWYYIAAIDQYERNIRSVRNDLPKATGLSSIYIQREKWAGLTNPNKEDVNEKTIRFFDGMGMDGNGDGKADPLDDEDVLYTFAHYLLQYGTDHKGIKIGLWNYYKRDKTVGIIMGIAKLFKQFQRIDLNEHHFPVSVHVNYSYRDTWGDRRGWGGRRIHEGTDIFAGYGVNVYSTCYGVVEMKGWNKYGGWRIGIRDINNTYHYFAHLNGFAKDLKLGDIVKPGQLIGSVGSSGYGPPGTSGKFPPHLHYGMYKDNGKTEWSFDPYPHLKHWERETKRKK; encoded by the coding sequence ATGTTCGGAAAACGATTCTTTCTACTATTTTTCTGTCTAATTCTAACCCCAAACTTAGCATATGCAAAATCTTCGGAAGAACAGTATGAACAAAGAATGGAACTATACAAACGAACGGAGCAAGTCACAAACATACCGTGGTATTATATCGCAGCGATCGACCAATACGAGCGTAACATTCGCTCCGTTCGCAACGACCTCCCAAAGGCAACGGGACTTTCTAGCATATACATACAAAGGGAAAAATGGGCAGGTTTAACGAATCCGAATAAAGAGGATGTAAACGAAAAAACGATTCGATTCTTCGATGGCATGGGGATGGACGGCAACGGTGACGGAAAGGCGGATCCTCTTGATGACGAAGATGTATTATATACCTTTGCCCACTATTTGCTTCAATACGGAACGGACCACAAGGGAATAAAAATCGGTTTATGGAATTATTATAAACGGGATAAGACCGTCGGAATCATCATGGGAATCGCCAAATTATTTAAACAGTTTCAGCGAATCGATTTGAATGAACACCATTTTCCTGTATCCGTTCATGTGAATTACAGCTATCGGGACACTTGGGGAGACCGACGGGGATGGGGTGGGCGAAGAATTCATGAAGGAACGGATATTTTTGCAGGGTACGGCGTCAATGTTTATTCGACATGTTATGGAGTTGTGGAAATGAAAGGTTGGAATAAATACGGAGGATGGCGAATCGGCATTCGGGATATAAACAATACGTACCATTATTTTGCCCACTTGAACGGTTTTGCGAAAGATTTAAAACTCGGCGATATCGTCAAACCCGGCCAATTAATCGGTAGTGTCGGCAGTTCCGGATACGGTCCACCTGGAACATCTGGAAAATTTCCGCCTCACCTTCATTACGGTATGTATAAAGATAACGGAAAAACGGAATGGTCCTTTGATCCGTATCCGCATTTAAAGCATTGGGAAAGAGAGACGAAGAGGAAAAAATAA
- a CDS encoding YutD family protein gives MVCIHNTCYELVEERKNGFNEQAFRDRFSDILLRYDYIVGDWGYGQLRLKGFFDDRNYRANPDTKISTLTEYLYEYCNFGCPYFVLKRVDK, from the coding sequence ATGGTTTGCATACATAATACTTGTTACGAACTGGTAGAAGAGAGAAAAAATGGATTCAATGAACAAGCTTTCCGTGACAGGTTTAGTGATATATTACTCCGATACGACTATATTGTCGGTGATTGGGGATACGGTCAGTTGCGATTGAAAGGTTTTTTTGACGACCGAAACTACCGAGCAAATCCCGATACGAAAATCAGTACATTAACGGAATATTTGTACGAATATTGCAATTTCGGTTGTCCATATTTCGTTTTGAAAAGGGTAGACAAGTAA
- a CDS encoding DUF86 domain-containing protein, translating to MYFVDREKVEHTLHFLENELDVFLRIKDLNDPFQKAALERSVHMMIDALLDVGNAIIDGFIMRDPGSYDDIIDILLDEQVISEQCAKDFKSAIPFRRELVQNYLEIDHEQILKNMTVLFPSFRQFPEKVRRYLENELGPVSAFKK from the coding sequence ATGTATTTTGTTGATCGGGAAAAAGTTGAACATACTTTGCATTTCTTGGAAAATGAGTTGGACGTATTTTTGCGTATTAAAGATTTGAATGATCCTTTCCAAAAGGCTGCATTGGAACGGTCCGTACATATGATGATTGATGCTTTGTTAGACGTGGGCAATGCGATTATCGATGGATTTATCATGCGAGATCCGGGGAGTTACGACGATATCATTGATATTTTATTGGATGAACAAGTGATTTCCGAACAGTGTGCAAAGGATTTCAAATCGGCCATCCCTTTTCGCAGGGAGTTAGTGCAAAATTATTTAGAAATTGACCATGAACAAATTTTAAAAAACATGACCGTTCTATTCCCATCCTTTCGACAATTTCCAGAAAAGGTTCGCCGGTATTTGGAAAACGAGCTCGGACCCGTTTCTGCTTTTAAAAAATAA
- a CDS encoding TIGR01457 family HAD-type hydrolase → MRYKGYLIDLDGTMYRGTERIDAAGAFIRELKAKEIPYLFVTNNSTRTPAQVAEKLNAFDIPATEEQIFTTSMATANFVYDWKKDAKVYFIGEEGLEAALREKGFSFAKEDADVVIVGLDRQVTYEKFAIGCLAVRNGAKFISTNGDIALPSERGFLPGNGSLTALVRVSTQVNPVFIGKPEPVITEQALKVLGTKKEETIMVGDNYETDILAGMRAGIDTLLVHSGVTTKEQLENYEKKPTYTVDSLSEWKFL, encoded by the coding sequence ATGCGTTATAAAGGTTATTTAATTGATTTAGATGGAACGATGTACCGAGGAACGGAACGAATCGATGCGGCAGGGGCATTTATCCGTGAATTGAAAGCGAAGGAGATTCCGTATTTATTCGTGACGAATAATTCGACGAGAACGCCGGCTCAAGTTGCGGAAAAATTAAATGCGTTCGATATTCCGGCGACAGAGGAACAAATTTTTACGACGAGTATGGCGACGGCGAACTTCGTGTACGATTGGAAAAAGGATGCGAAGGTTTATTTCATCGGTGAAGAAGGTTTAGAAGCAGCGTTACGAGAAAAGGGATTTTCTTTTGCGAAGGAAGATGCCGATGTCGTAATCGTTGGTTTAGATCGGCAAGTAACGTATGAAAAATTTGCAATCGGTTGTTTAGCGGTTCGAAATGGTGCGAAATTTATCTCGACGAATGGGGACATCGCTTTGCCATCGGAACGGGGCTTTTTACCAGGGAACGGTTCTTTAACTGCGTTAGTCCGTGTTTCGACGCAAGTGAATCCCGTTTTTATCGGGAAACCGGAGCCGGTAATTACAGAACAAGCTTTAAAAGTACTCGGGACGAAAAAAGAAGAAACGATCATGGTCGGTGATAATTATGAAACGGATATTTTAGCCGGTATGCGAGCTGGAATCGATACACTTTTAGTTCATTCTGGTGTCACAACGAAGGAACAGTTGGAAAATTATGAAAAAAAACCAACGTATACTGTCGATTCCCTTTCTGAGTGGAAATTTCTATAA
- a CDS encoding phosphatidylglycerophosphatase A: protein MMIEKNTSFPDLEKKARELLHARGVTEEDIAQLVFFLQKAYHPNLQVEDCLENVEAVLSKREVQNALLTGIELDLLAEKGMLNEPLQSIIQTDEGLYGIDEILAFSIVNIYGSIGFTNYGYIDKLKPGILQMLNDKSGGKVHTFLDDIVGAIAAAASSRLAHRAANTE, encoded by the coding sequence ATGATGATTGAAAAAAACACGAGTTTTCCAGACTTAGAAAAAAAGGCAAGGGAATTATTGCATGCCCGGGGAGTCACAGAAGAGGATATTGCCCAATTAGTATTTTTCCTTCAAAAAGCGTACCATCCGAATTTACAAGTGGAAGATTGTTTAGAAAATGTCGAGGCCGTCCTTTCCAAACGTGAAGTGCAAAATGCGTTATTGACCGGAATCGAATTGGATTTATTAGCAGAGAAAGGGATGCTAAATGAACCGCTCCAATCGATTATTCAGACCGATGAAGGACTTTACGGAATCGACGAAATTCTTGCATTTTCGATCGTGAATATATATGGATCGATTGGATTTACGAATTACGGTTATATCGACAAATTGAAACCGGGAATTTTACAAATGTTGAACGACAAAAGCGGTGGAAAAGTGCATACGTTTTTAGACGATATTGTCGGTGCAATTGCGGCTGCTGCTTCAAGTCGACTTGCCCACCGTGCTGCAAATACGGAATAA
- the yutH gene encoding spore coat putative kinase YutH: MVFRVLQKQYGLNVEKAFSLSGYKGFQDGRNMYVLIPVSESQQGEIVERFYMVHHMHLMKERDVPFFQPTKNNHYIGHSEEKYFVLLKMNHSGIKTDDPVGVKLARFHLRGMSYPYPVQHLNRLGKWKDLWVIRQQEMENLWQRLLKQKPTSPFEHMFVESYSYYSGFIENAIQYFVDTSIDERPERYDRGTITHERFTYDTWFATIHWKNPFLWVFDHPSRDLAEWVRQLFFNELQLRENVRTFFMNYQSVTPLSSFSWRLILSRLLFPVHFIECVELYYSTNSEAVKTMMEKRLERLLAKTGEYERFLFNLFELANHQLKSTEIPVLDWLTGM; this comes from the coding sequence ATGGTCTTTCGAGTACTGCAAAAACAGTACGGATTGAATGTGGAAAAAGCCTTTTCCTTAAGTGGATATAAAGGATTTCAAGATGGAAGAAACATGTACGTCCTCATCCCCGTATCGGAAAGTCAACAAGGGGAAATTGTCGAACGATTTTATATGGTCCATCATATGCATCTTATGAAGGAAAGGGATGTTCCGTTTTTCCAACCGACGAAAAACAATCATTACATCGGTCATTCGGAGGAAAAATATTTCGTCCTTTTAAAGATGAATCATTCGGGGATAAAGACGGATGATCCAGTCGGTGTGAAACTTGCGCGATTTCATCTCCGTGGCATGTCCTATCCTTATCCGGTTCAGCATTTAAATCGCTTAGGAAAATGGAAGGATTTGTGGGTGATTCGGCAACAAGAAATGGAAAATCTTTGGCAGCGATTGTTGAAACAAAAACCGACCAGTCCTTTTGAACATATGTTTGTTGAATCGTATTCCTACTATTCCGGTTTCATTGAAAATGCGATCCAATATTTCGTGGATACATCGATTGATGAACGTCCTGAACGATATGATCGAGGGACGATTACCCACGAACGGTTTACGTACGACACATGGTTTGCTACCATTCATTGGAAAAATCCGTTCCTCTGGGTATTCGATCATCCGAGTCGCGATTTGGCGGAATGGGTAAGACAACTATTTTTTAACGAATTACAATTACGAGAAAACGTCCGAACATTTTTTATGAATTATCAATCTGTTACACCCCTATCGTCTTTTTCCTGGCGACTTATTCTATCCCGACTTCTTTTCCCCGTTCATTTTATAGAATGTGTGGAACTTTATTATTCTACGAATTCGGAAGCGGTAAAAACGATGATGGAAAAACGGTTGGAACGATTGTTGGCCAAAACAGGGGAATACGAACGGTTTTTGTTCAACTTGTTTGAATTGGCAAATCATCAATTGAAGTCGACCGAAATTCCGGTACTGGACTGGTTAACGGGCATGTAA
- a CDS encoding 2-hydroxyacid dehydrogenase, whose protein sequence is MGQKPYVYITRKLPAKIIRNVESFANVGMWESKNRPVPRSILLEEAKKADGLFTMLSDPIDEQLYRIAPKLKVVANLAVGYDNIDIQGATNRGIAVCHTPDILTETTADLAFSLLLTVARRLGEAMDYVKEGKWNSWSPLLLAGTDVHHKTLGIVGMGKIGEAVARRALGFQMKVIYHNRNRKWDSEKQLSVEYRPFSTLIEEADYVLCLTPLTEETKHLFSYDVFKKMKKTAYFINAGRGQVVVEKDLIRALQDQEIAGAGLDVFEKEPIDGDHPLLKFPNVVALPHIGSASVETRMAMMERSVENIRRVLIGEKPISMVNEEIYQ, encoded by the coding sequence TTGGGTCAAAAACCGTACGTGTATATAACGAGAAAGTTGCCCGCAAAAATCATCAGAAACGTAGAATCGTTTGCGAATGTCGGGATGTGGGAATCGAAGAATCGCCCAGTTCCTCGTTCCATTTTATTAGAAGAAGCGAAGAAGGCGGACGGACTATTTACGATGTTATCCGATCCGATCGATGAACAATTGTATCGGATTGCACCGAAGTTAAAGGTGGTTGCAAATTTGGCCGTCGGTTACGATAACATCGATATTCAAGGGGCAACGAACAGGGGCATTGCCGTTTGTCATACGCCGGATATCCTAACGGAAACGACTGCCGACTTGGCTTTTTCCCTTTTGCTTACGGTAGCTAGACGTTTAGGGGAAGCGATGGATTATGTGAAAGAGGGGAAATGGAATAGTTGGTCTCCCCTTTTGTTAGCTGGAACGGATGTACATCATAAAACGCTCGGAATCGTCGGTATGGGAAAAATAGGGGAAGCCGTTGCTAGACGCGCCCTCGGATTTCAAATGAAGGTCATTTACCATAATCGAAATCGGAAGTGGGATTCGGAAAAACAACTGTCCGTTGAATATCGTCCGTTTTCGACGTTAATTGAAGAAGCGGATTATGTTCTTTGTTTGACACCTTTGACAGAGGAAACGAAACATTTATTTTCATATGATGTGTTTAAAAAAATGAAAAAAACCGCCTATTTTATTAATGCCGGAAGGGGACAAGTTGTCGTCGAAAAGGATTTAATCAGAGCATTACAAGATCAGGAAATTGCCGGAGCTGGGTTAGATGTGTTTGAAAAGGAACCGATCGATGGAGATCATCCACTATTGAAGTTCCCAAATGTGGTCGCTCTTCCTCATATCGGAAGCGCTTCGGTAGAAACGAGGATGGCGATGATGGAACGGAGTGTGGAAAACATCCGCCGGGTCTTGATAGGAGAAAAGCCGATTAGTATGGTGAATGAAGAAATATATCAGTAA
- a CDS encoding YuzD family protein — MKKSVEITVYGAEQICASCVHSPSSVDTYEWLEAALSRKYPNQPFTIHYVDIFQPPNDEKKRAYAKKIVEEDLVYPVIMINDRWVAEGNPPFKRICLEMEKYGYRSESNVK, encoded by the coding sequence ATGAAAAAATCGGTTGAAATTACTGTCTACGGGGCAGAGCAAATATGTGCCAGTTGTGTCCATTCGCCTTCTTCAGTCGATACGTATGAATGGCTAGAGGCGGCTTTATCGCGAAAATATCCAAATCAACCTTTTACAATCCATTATGTAGACATTTTCCAGCCCCCAAATGATGAGAAAAAGCGGGCTTACGCGAAGAAAATTGTTGAAGAAGATCTCGTTTATCCAGTGATTATGATTAACGATCGTTGGGTAGCAGAAGGAAATCCCCCATTTAAACGAATTTGTTTAGAAATGGAAAAATACGGCTATCGTTCGGAATCAAACGTTAAATGA
- a CDS encoding NAD(P)/FAD-dependent oxidoreductase, producing the protein MKKLVLLGGGYGGMKILERLLPAIPEDVKVVLVDRCPYHSLKTEFYALAAGTIPDNEIRVPFPKHPQLETVFDEVVKIDLENQLIYLKNSDSICYDELVIGLGCEDKYHRIPGANQFTYSIQSIEEARKTSAALNNLPIHAKVAVVGAGLSGVELASELRESRDDLEIVIFDRGKTILSAFPERLSHFVNEWFQEHHIQVENYANITRVEEGILYNHDQPIPFDAIVWTAGIQPNKVVRELEVEKDQQGRVILSDYHHIPKYENVYVVGDCASLPHAPSAQLAEAQAEQIVQIMLRKWKGEALPESMPKIKLKGVLGSLGKKQGFGVVADRALTGRVPRLLKSGILWLYKFHKG; encoded by the coding sequence ATGAAAAAACTCGTTTTGCTTGGGGGAGGATATGGCGGGATGAAAATATTGGAACGGCTTCTACCTGCCATACCGGAAGATGTGAAAGTCGTGTTAGTCGATCGCTGCCCGTACCATTCATTAAAAACGGAATTTTACGCTTTAGCAGCTGGAACGATTCCAGACAATGAAATTCGCGTACCTTTTCCGAAACATCCACAATTAGAAACCGTATTTGATGAAGTCGTCAAAATCGATTTAGAAAATCAGCTCATTTATTTAAAGAATTCCGATTCGATTTGCTACGATGAATTGGTAATCGGTCTCGGTTGCGAAGACAAATATCACCGCATTCCTGGGGCGAATCAATTCACCTATAGTATTCAATCGATTGAAGAGGCGCGAAAGACAAGTGCCGCATTGAACAATTTACCGATTCATGCGAAAGTTGCTGTCGTTGGAGCAGGACTAAGTGGAGTCGAATTGGCGAGCGAACTTCGGGAAAGTCGAGATGATTTAGAAATTGTCATTTTCGACCGAGGAAAAACCATTCTTTCCGCTTTTCCGGAACGGTTGAGCCATTTTGTTAACGAATGGTTTCAAGAGCATCATATTCAAGTGGAAAATTATGCAAATATTACCCGAGTAGAGGAAGGAATTTTGTATAACCATGATCAACCGATTCCGTTCGATGCCATCGTCTGGACAGCAGGCATTCAACCGAATAAAGTCGTTCGTGAATTGGAAGTGGAAAAGGATCAACAGGGTCGGGTAATCTTATCCGACTACCACCATATTCCAAAATACGAAAATGTATACGTCGTCGGTGACTGTGCGAGCTTACCCCACGCTCCAAGTGCCCAACTTGCCGAAGCACAAGCCGAACAAATCGTTCAAATCATGTTAAGAAAATGGAAGGGAGAAGCATTGCCTGAATCGATGCCGAAGATTAAACTGAAAGGTGTGTTAGGCTCCCTCGGCAAAAAGCAAGGGTTCGGAGTTGTAGCCGATCGAGCTTTAACAGGAAGGGTTCCAAGACTATTAAAATCAGGTATTTTATGGTTATATAAATTTCATAAAGGTTGA
- a CDS encoding YuzB family protein, with the protein MFNDMVEFCMSNLARGSYEALEQLEQDPNLDIIEYSCLSHCTLCERSLFALVNGEVVKGDTPEELVKKIYKHLEENPIV; encoded by the coding sequence ATGTTTAACGATATGGTGGAATTTTGTATGAGTAATTTGGCTCGCGGTTCCTATGAAGCGTTAGAACAATTGGAACAGGATCCAAATCTAGATATTATTGAATACTCGTGCCTTAGCCATTGTACTCTTTGTGAACGGTCGTTGTTCGCCCTCGTTAATGGAGAAGTAGTGAAGGGAGATACGCCAGAGGAATTGGTGAAAAAAATATATAAACATTTGGAGGAAAATCCGATTGTTTAA
- a CDS encoding HesB/IscA family protein: MQDVVKLTEAAAYQIKDVMKENNEEGTYFRVSVKGGGCSGLSYGIGLDDTKQEDDVLSEQFGVKVLVKKDDIPILQGTEIDFKQSLMGGGFTIDNPNAIYTCGCGSSFRTETEQGTPEKC, translated from the coding sequence TTGCAAGATGTAGTGAAATTGACGGAGGCTGCCGCCTATCAAATAAAAGACGTGATGAAGGAAAATAACGAGGAAGGGACGTATTTCCGTGTATCCGTCAAAGGTGGCGGTTGTAGTGGTCTATCGTATGGCATCGGTTTAGATGATACGAAGCAAGAGGACGATGTGCTTTCGGAACAATTCGGAGTCAAAGTTCTTGTGAAAAAGGATGATATTCCGATTTTACAAGGTACGGAAATTGATTTTAAACAATCGCTGATGGGTGGCGGTTTTACGATCGATAATCCGAATGCGATTTATACGTGTGGGTGCGGTTCATCATTTCGGACCGAAACGGAGCAAGGTACCCCGGAAAAATGTTAA
- a CDS encoding NAD(P)/FAD-dependent oxidoreductase, with translation MKEDNQIYDITVIGGGPTGLFTAFYGGMRQATVKIIESLPQLGGQLAALYPEKYIYDIAGFPKIRAKELVDNLKEQLDRFEPTICLEQSVEKLEKQEDGIFKLETNREIHYSKTVIITAGNGAFQPRRLEIEQAKKYEGKNLHYFIDDLQSFEGKKVAVLGGGDSAVDWALMLEPIAEKVSIIHRRDKFRAHEHSVEKLKQSSVEIRTPYVPVDVVGDGENISELVLKETKGENTISLDVDEVIVNYGFISSLGPIKEWGLTIEKNSIKVNSKMETNIPGIYAAGDICTYDGKIKLIATGFGEGPIAVNNAKTYIDPKARVQPMHSSSMFN, from the coding sequence TTGAAAGAAGATAATCAAATTTATGATATAACGGTTATCGGTGGCGGACCAACAGGACTATTTACCGCTTTTTATGGTGGTATGCGTCAAGCAACTGTAAAAATTATTGAAAGCTTGCCCCAGCTCGGCGGTCAATTGGCGGCCCTTTATCCGGAAAAATATATTTACGATATCGCAGGTTTTCCAAAAATCCGGGCCAAAGAACTCGTCGACAATTTAAAGGAACAATTAGATCGCTTTGAACCGACGATTTGCCTAGAGCAATCGGTGGAAAAACTCGAGAAGCAAGAAGACGGCATTTTTAAACTGGAAACAAATCGGGAAATCCATTATTCAAAGACGGTAATCATTACAGCTGGAAATGGAGCTTTTCAACCACGCCGTTTAGAAATCGAACAAGCTAAAAAATACGAAGGAAAAAATCTTCATTATTTCATTGACGATTTACAATCCTTCGAAGGAAAAAAAGTGGCGGTTCTCGGAGGCGGAGATTCAGCGGTCGATTGGGCACTCATGTTGGAACCGATTGCTGAAAAAGTGTCAATTATCCACCGTCGAGATAAATTCCGTGCCCATGAACATAGTGTAGAAAAATTAAAACAGTCTTCCGTCGAAATACGCACTCCTTACGTACCAGTGGACGTCGTTGGTGACGGAGAAAACATTTCCGAACTTGTATTAAAAGAAACAAAAGGAGAAAATACCATTTCATTGGACGTGGATGAAGTAATCGTCAACTACGGTTTTATTTCGTCCTTAGGTCCAATTAAAGAGTGGGGCCTTACAATCGAAAAAAATTCCATTAAAGTCAACTCAAAAATGGAAACGAATATTCCAGGAATTTATGCAGCTGGTGACATTTGTACCTATGACGGAAAAATTAAATTGATCGCTACCGGTTTCGGTGAAGGACCGATTGCTGTGAATAACGCAAAAACGTATATTGATCCGAAAGCACGGGTACAACCGATGCACAGTTCATCGATGTTTAACTAA
- a CDS encoding NAD(P)/FAD-dependent oxidoreductase produces the protein MNKPKIVVLGGGYGGLQTVVKLQKSIRENDAEIILVNNHPYHYETTWLHEAAAGTLQPDRVRYSIEDIIHPRKVQFIQDTVEKIIPEEKKVQLGSKELSYDYLVVALGAEVETFGIQGLKEHALTISNLNSARKINEHIEKEFSTYQAEKEKVDERLSIVVGGAGFTGIEFLGELVNRIPKLCADHQIDPQKVKIYCVEAAPTVLPGFDPELVEYAKKVLEKKGVEFYIGTPIKECTKEGVLVDKGNGETELIQANTVVWAAGVRGNSVIEKSGFENVRARVAVDPHLRAPGYQDVFIIGDCSAVMNKETNRPYPPTAQIAMQQGKLVAKNIKNLLQGNNDLETFVFDNKGTVCSLGEDDAIGVVFGKKITGFKASFMKKVIDNRSLFLIGGVGLVLKKGKLKMF, from the coding sequence ATGAACAAACCGAAAATTGTCGTACTTGGTGGCGGATATGGAGGATTACAGACCGTTGTCAAGTTGCAAAAATCCATTCGTGAAAATGATGCAGAAATTATTTTAGTCAATAATCATCCGTATCATTATGAAACAACTTGGTTACATGAGGCAGCAGCGGGAACGTTACAACCAGATCGGGTACGTTATTCGATCGAAGACATTATTCATCCGCGAAAAGTCCAATTCATTCAAGATACGGTAGAAAAAATTATTCCTGAAGAAAAAAAGGTTCAATTAGGATCAAAAGAACTTTCCTATGATTATCTCGTTGTTGCATTAGGAGCAGAGGTAGAAACATTTGGCATTCAAGGATTAAAGGAACACGCCCTTACTATTTCCAATTTGAATAGTGCACGGAAAATAAACGAGCATATTGAAAAGGAATTTTCCACATATCAAGCTGAGAAAGAAAAAGTGGACGAACGGTTATCAATCGTAGTCGGTGGTGCAGGGTTTACAGGAATCGAATTTCTCGGCGAATTAGTCAACCGTATTCCGAAGTTATGTGCTGACCATCAAATTGATCCACAAAAGGTGAAAATTTATTGCGTTGAAGCGGCACCGACTGTTTTACCTGGATTTGATCCAGAACTTGTGGAATATGCGAAAAAGGTGCTAGAGAAAAAAGGTGTGGAATTCTACATCGGTACGCCTATAAAAGAATGTACGAAAGAAGGCGTCCTCGTCGACAAAGGAAATGGAGAAACGGAATTAATTCAGGCGAATACGGTCGTATGGGCGGCAGGAGTTCGCGGAAATTCTGTGATCGAGAAATCCGGTTTTGAAAATGTCCGTGCCCGTGTCGCTGTTGATCCTCATTTGCGTGCACCTGGATATCAAGACGTATTTATTATCGGGGATTGCTCTGCTGTTATGAATAAAGAAACGAATCGTCCGTATCCTCCGACAGCACAAATTGCAATGCAACAAGGAAAATTGGTAGCGAAAAATATTAAAAACCTTCTCCAAGGAAATAATGATTTGGAAACTTTTGTTTTCGATAACAAAGGAACGGTTTGTTCCTTAGGAGAAGACGATGCAATCGGTGTTGTCTTCGGTAAAAAAATTACCGGTTTTAAGGCATCTTTTATGAAAAAAGTCATCGACAATCGTTCGCTCTTTTTAATCGGTGGAGTGGGCCTCGTATTAAAAAAAGGGAAATTAAAAATGTTTTAA
- a CDS encoding YuiA family protein yields the protein MESSDYQQGICEYCQGNGYIQLLLGGSETCPNCKGTGKKAA from the coding sequence ATGGAAAGTTCGGATTACCAACAAGGGATTTGTGAATATTGTCAAGGAAATGGCTATATTCAGCTTTTGTTAGGTGGATCAGAAACTTGTCCGAATTGCAAAGGAACAGGAAAAAAAGCTGCGTAA
- a CDS encoding YuiB family protein, which yields MQISIIHVIISIVLFFILFFGIGFILNMLLRMTWIMAVLYPIVVLLIIDEVSFSEYFTDPKQSFANLAENIFLLTPADIIILFFGFLGALFSGYVMKLLRKKGYRMF from the coding sequence ATGCAAATATCAATTATACATGTCATCATTTCCATCGTATTATTTTTTATTTTATTTTTTGGTATCGGTTTTATTTTAAATATGCTATTACGGATGACGTGGATTATGGCAGTTTTATATCCGATTGTTGTGTTGTTGATTATTGATGAAGTATCTTTTTCCGAATACTTTACAGATCCGAAACAATCGTTCGCGAATTTGGCGGAAAATATTTTCCTTCTAACGCCTGCGGATATTATCATATTATTCTTCGGTTTTTTAGGTGCGCTTTTTTCCGGATATGTGATGAAATTGTTGCGGAAAAAAGGATATCGAATGTTTTGA